CTCGGCGAGCAGGCTGTCCTTCTCCGCCTCCGCGTCGACGAAGGTGTCGTACTGCCGCTCCAGCGCGCGCACCACGTCGGCCACCTCCTCCGACTCCTCGACCTGGCGGTCGATCTCGGCGTCGGTGGAGCGCGCCGACTCGCGCATGGAGTCGGCGGGCAGCGCCAGGCCGGTGGCGTCGGCGACGGCTTCGAGCAGGGTGAGCCCGGCCGCGGCGTAGGAGGCCTGCGCGAGGTAGTGCGGCACGTGCGCGGCGAAGCCCATCGCGTCGTGCCCCTGCTCGCCGAGGCGCAGCTCCAGCAGCCCGGCGATGCTGCCAGGCACCTTGAGCCGGTCCGACAGCGGCTGGTAACCGCCGACCAGCTCCGGCCGGGTCGCGTGCGCGGTCAGCCCGAGCGGCCGGGTGTGCGGCACGCCCATCGGGATGCCGTGGAACCCGACCGTGAGCCGGACACCCCAGCGCTGCACCAGCCGCCGCACCGCGGCCGCGAACAGTTCCCACTCCCGGTCCGGCTCCGGCCCGGTGAGCAGGAGGAACGGTGTGCCGTCGTGGTCGTGCAGCAGGTTGACCACCAGCTCGGGCGCCCGGTATTCCGCCCAGTGATCAGTGACGTAGATCATCGGCGGGCGGCGCGCGCGGTAGTCGATCAGGCGGTCCACGTCGAACCGCGCGACCACCCGGTGCGCGAACTCGGCCAGCAGCTGCTCGGCCACCAGCCCACCGGCCGATCCGGCGTCGACGAACCCGTCGAAGTGGTGCAGGAGCACGGCCCCGGCCAGGTCCGGGACATCGGAGTCCACCTCGTACAGCTCGTCCGGATCCAGCGCCACTACCGCCTCCTGCACTCGTCTGCCGCCCGTTCCGGCTACAACGCCAGACGGCGGCGAGTTCATCCCACCCGGGCTCCGACCGCACCCGGTACCGCCAAGCCTGCCAGGTCGCCCGCACCCCCCGAACCGGCCCCTACGCACCGGAAGGACCTCGGGTAGGGGGTTGTCGCCCCCGATCACGCCTGCCACTTTGAAGCCGAGGCCGCCGACCGGGGCGCCCGGTCACAGTATCCACCCAGTCCACCACTTTCGCGGGCGGAGAAACCACCGATGTCCCTGACTGCAACCACTGGCCAGAACGCACCCGCCGACCACCGCCTCCCGTCCGTGCGCCTGGCGAAACTGCTGGACGAGGACTCGATCACCCCGCTGCAGGAAGCCGACGACAGCGGGGTGTTCTCGGTACGCGGCCGCATCGACGGGGCCACCGTGATCGTCTACTGCACCGACGCCACCAAAATGGGCGGCTCGCTCGGCGCGGCTGGTTCGGACCACATCATCGCCGCGATCGAGACCGCGGTGCGCGAGCGGCGGCCGGTGCTGGGGCTGTGGCACTCCGGTGGCGCGAAGCTGGCCGACGGCGTCGAGTCGATGGACGGGGTCGGGCGCATGTTCGCCGCGATGACCAGGGCGTCGGGCAAGGTGCCGCAGCTGTCCGTGGTGCTCGGGCCCGCCGCCGGCGCCGCCGCCTACGGTCCCGCGCTGACCGACGTGATCGTGATGGCCGAAACCGGGCGCGTGTTCGTCACCGGCCCGGACGTGGTCCGCAGCGTGACCGGCGAGCAGATCGACATGGCCGGGCTCGGCGGCACGGAGGCACACGGGAAGCGGTCGGGCGTGGTCCACGTGACCGTGGACAGCGAAGAGGACGCCTACGCCAGCGCCCGCAAGCTCACCGGGTTCTTCACCAAGCCCGGCTTCTTCGACCTGGCCAAGGTCGAAGAGGAACGCGACCTCGCCGCCTTCCTGCCGGACTCGCCGAAGCGCGCGTATCCGGTGCACCCGCTGGTCCGCGGCCTGCTCGACGACCACGACTTCGTCGAGCTGCAGGCGAAGTGGGCGCCGAACGTGGTGATCGGGTTCGGGCGGCTCGGCGGCCGGTCGGTCGGGGTCATCGCGAACAACCCGCTGCGCAAGGGCGGCTGCCTCGATTCGCTGTCCGCGGAGAAGGCTTCACGTTTCGTGCGGCTGTGCGACGCGCTAGGGATTCCCCTAATCGTGCTCGTCGACGTGCCGGGCTATCTGCCGGGCGTCGGGCAGGAGTGGGACGGCGTGGTGCGCCGCGGCGCGAAGCTGCTGCACGCCTTCGCCGAGGCCGTCATCCCGCGGGTCACGCTCATCACGCGCAAGTCCTACGGCGGCGCCTACATCGCGATGAACTCGCGCTCTCTCGGGGCCACGGCGGTGTTCGCGTGGCCGGACGCCGAGGTCGCGGTGATGGGCGCGGAGGCGGCGGTGGGCATCCTGCACCGCAAGAAGCTGGCGGCCGCACCCGAGCACGAGCGGGAGGAACTGCGGGCCGCGCTGGTCGCCGAACAACAGCGGATCGCCGGCGGGGTCGGCCGCGCGATGGCGATCGGGGTGGTGGACGAAGTCATCGATCCGTCGAATACTCGAGCCAGGCTCGTCCAGGCGCTGGCCGCAGCGCCCGCCGGACGGGGACACCACGGGAACATCCCGCTCTAGCAGCGAATGAAGGGACGGAGCATGACCGCGAGTACCGCCGAGGACTGGGTGCGCCGGTTCCACCCCGCGCCCGCCGCCCCGCACCGGCTGCTCTGCCTGCCGCACGCGGGCGGCTCGGCCAGCTACTTCTTCCCGGTCTCGCGCGCGCTCTCGCCGGGCATCGAGGTGCTCGCGGTGCAGTACCCGGGCAGGCAGGACCGGCGCGCGGAACCGCTGATCGACTCGATCGAGGTGCTCGCCGACCAGGTGACCGACGCGATCGACGGGTTCACCGACAAGCCGCTGGCGATCTTCGGGCACAGCATGGGGGCCACCCTCGGCTTCGAGGTGGCCAGGCGGCTGGAGAAGCGCGGTGTGGTGCCGGCGGCGTTGTTCGCCTCCGGGCGGCGCGCGCCCTCCCGGCACCGGGACGAGAAGTTCCACGAGGGCTCGGACGACGAACTGCTCGCCAACGTGCGCAGCCTGGCGGGCACCGAGCAGGCTCTGCTCGGTGACGACGAGATCGTGCGGATGGTGCTGCCCGCGATCCGCGCCGACTACCGCGCCGCCGAGACCTACCGCTACCCGGAAGGCCCGGACCTGAGCTGCCCGATCTTCGCCATGGTCGGCGACGACGACCCGAAGGCGACGGTGGACGAGGCGGGTTCGTGGGAGCGCCACACCAGCGGCCCGTTCGAGCTGAAGGTGTTCCCCGGCGGGCACTTCTACCTGAACGAGCACAACGCCGCCATCCTGGACATCATCGCCGCGCAGCTGCGCTCACCCAGCCGGATCTGACCCGGTCCGTTGGACGAGCTGCCGGACTGGCTACCCGGCTGGTGCCTCGACCACCTCGGCGGCGAGCCCGCCGAGGTGCTCTTCCGGCTGGAGAGCATCTCGGTGGTGTACGGGCTCCGGCTGACCGGCGGCACGGACGTCGTGGTCAAGTCGCGTCCCGGCGACGGCCGCGCCGGGGCCTGCGTCACCGCGCAGGCCCGGCTGGCCGAGCGCGGGTTCCCGTGCGCGCGGCCGGTCACGCCGGTGACCGGGGTCGGGTCGCTGGCCGTGCACGCCGAGGAGTTCCGGCCCGGCGGTGACATGCTGCGCGGGGACACACCGGACGTGGCCGTGCGGTACGCGGAGGTGTTCGCCCGGCTGATGGGCGAACTGGCCACCGTGACCGTCGAGCCACCGTTGCCGAATCCGCGTTGGTCGCGGTGGGACCACACCGATCCCGGTATCTGGCCGTCGATCGGGTTCCTCGACGCCCGGGACCAGAGCGTCGTGCCCGCGTACCTCGTCGACACCGCGACCCGGGCACGGAAGCGGCTGCTGGCCGCGGATCTGCCGTGCGTGCTGGGCCACGCGGACTTCGAAGCGCAGAACCTCCGGTGGCACGGCGTCGAGGTGTGGACGGTGCACGACTGGGACAGCCTGGCGTGGCAACCGGAAGCGGCGCTCGCGGGAGCGGCGAGCGGCGCGTTCGCCAGCGACGGGCCGCCTTTCCTGGCCTCGATCGAAAGTTCCGAAGCGTTTCTCGCGGCGTACCAGGATTTCCGAGGGCGCGCGTTCACCGCCGTGGAGCTGGAAGTCGCGTGGGCGGCCAGTCTGTGGGCGGCCGGGCACAACGCCCGATGGGAAGCGCTGCACGGCACTCCGCCGTTGTCACTCGACACCCTGCGCGCCCAGGCCGCCGAACGCCTCCGCCGCGCGAACGCCCTGCTGTAGCTGCGGTTTAGGGCAACTTTGGCTGAGCGTTCAACCATGGGGGCATGAATGATGTCGAGGAGCTCAAGCAGTTCGCCCTCGTGCACGCCAGGACGCAGGGGGTTCCGCCCGAGCTGACCGACGCGGTGCTCGGCCGGATCACCACCGACGACGCGGGCACCCCCGGTTCGTGGACGGGTGAGTGGTCCAGGGCCGCCGAGGAGTCCGAGGCCCGGCAGCAACTCGCCGACGCGAGCCGGCTCTACACCATGGCCCGCTTCCCGTTCGTCGACGGACCGGCTCGGCAGCACGCACTCGACAAGGCCGTCGACACCTTCACCAGGTCCGGCTCCGGCCTCGAACCGTTCCAAGTGGACACTCCGGCCGGGGTGATCCGCTGCTGGCGCGGTGGTTCCGGCCCGCTCGTCCTGGTCTCCGGCGGGATCGTCAGCATCAAGGAGCAGTGGGCGGGCCTGCTCGGCCAGCTGATCGGGGCCGGGCTCTCCGGAGTGGTCACCGAACTTCCCCGTACCGGCGGGAATTCGCTGCCGTACGACGCCGAAAGCTGGCGGATGATCCCCGCGATCCTCGACGCGCTCGGCGCCACGTCGGCCTACGCGATGATGATGAGCTTCAGCGGTCACCTCGCGCTGCGCTGCGCCGCGCGGGACTCGCGCATCAAGGGCATTCTCACCGTCGGCGCGCCGGTCAGCGGTTTCTTCACCGACGCCGCCTGGCAACAGACGCTACCGCGCGTCACCGTCGACACGATCGTGCATCTGACCGGGGAGAAACCGGGTGGGCTCGCGGACTGGGCGTTGAGCGCCGACGAGCTGGGCGCGATCGACGTCCCGGTCGCCTACGTGGCCAGCAAACGCGACGAAATCATTCCCCCGCAAGACATCGAGCTGCTCACCGCGCACGTGCGCCGGTTCAGCCTGCTGGAGCACGACGACGTGCACGGCTCCCCCGCCCACACCGCGCAGACGGGGGCGTGGCTCACCCAGTCCCTCCAGGCGATGACCGCCAAATGACCGAAAGGGCGTCCGTGAACGAGATCGCGATCGTCGGACTTTCCTGCCGCCTGCCGCAGGCCCCCGACCCCCGGCGCTTCTGGGCGCTGCTGCGGGACGGGGTGGACGCGATCACCACCATGCCCGGTGACCGCTGGGACAGTGACACGCCGGTGCCGCCGGGCGCCGAACGCGGCGGTTTCCTGGACCGGGTGGCCGATTTCGACGCGGCGTTCTTCGGCATCTCGCCGCGGGAAGCGGCGATCATGGACCCCCAGCAGCGGCTGGTGCTGGAGCTGGCGTGGGAGGCGCTGGAGGACGCGGGCATCGTGCCCGCCACCCTGCGCGACGCGGACGCCGGCGTTTTCGTCGGCTCCATCGGCAGCGACTACGGCACGCTCATGCAGCGCGCGGGCCTGATCAACCAGCACACCATCACCGGCACCAACCGCGGCATCATCGCGAACCGCGTGTCGTACGCGCTGGGCCTGCGCGGGCCGTCGGTGGCGGTCGACACCGCGCAGTCGTCGTCGCTCGTCGCGGTGCACCTGGCCTGCGAAAGCCTGCGCAACGGGGAATCCTCGATCGCGCTCGCCGGTGGGGTGAACCTGAACCTGGCACCGGAAAGCACGCTGACCGCGGCCCGGTTCGGCGGCCTTTCGCCGAGCGGACGGGCCTACACCTTCGACGCCCGCGCGGACGGGTACGTGCGTGGTGAGGGCGGCGGGCTCGTGGTGCTCAAGCCGCTGGCGCGGGCGCTCGCCGACGGTGACCCGGTCTACGCGGTCATCCGGGGTGGCGCGGTCAACAACGACGGCGCCACCGACGGGCTCACCGTGCCGAACGCCCTGGCGCAGGAAGCGTTGCTGCGTAAGGCTTACTCGGACGCGCGGGTGCTGCCGTCCTACCTCGAACTGCACGGCACGGGCACGCGCGTCGGTGACCCGATCGAGGCGCGCGCGCTCAACGCGGCCTTCGGTGCGCACCGGCTGCGCGTCGGCTCGGCGAAAACGAACGTCGGTCACCTGGAGGGCGCGGCGGGCATCGTCGGGCTGCTGAAGGTCGCGCTGAGCATCCACCACCGCGAGCTGCCGCCGAGCCTGAACTTCGCCACGCCCAACCCGGACATCGACTTCGAACACCTTGCGGTGCAACAGGAACTCGAGGAGTGGCCGGGGCCGCGCGTCGCCGGGGTGAGTTCGTTCGGCATGGGTGGCACGAACTGCCACCTGGTGCTCACCGCGGCACCGGAACGTCCACACCGGATTTCCTCGACTCCCGGTGTGGTGCCGATGTTGTTGTCGGCGAAGTCGTTGGCGGGCTTGCGGGCGCAGGCGGATCGGCTCGCTTCGTTCGTCACCGATCAGCACCTCGGTGATCTCGGTTTTTCCTTGGCGCGGACTCGCGCTCAGCACGAACACCGGGCCGTGGTGCTCGCTTCGTCTTTGGAAGAATTGCGCGATAATCTGGCGACGCTGCGGCCGGGAGTGGCCGGACAGGCGAAGGTCGCGTTCCTTTTCCCGGGTCAGGGAAGCCAGCGCGCCGGAGCCGGGCGCGAACTTTACGAGCGTTATCCGGTTTTCGCCACGGCCGTCGACGAAATCTGCGCGCACTTCGACTACCACCTGGACCGGCCGCTGCGCGAGATCATGTTTTCCGAGGCGGAAGCACTCGGGCAGACGCGATACACCCAGCCCGCGTTGTTCACTCTCGGCGTCGCTTTATACCGGCTCGCCGAATCCTGGGGACTACGGCCTGATCTGCTGCTGGGCCATTCGATCGGCGAACTCGCCGCGGCGCACGTCGCCGGAGTGCTCACCCTGCCCGGCGCGTGCTCACTGGTTGCCGCGCGCGGCAGGCTGATGCAGTCCGTGACGGCCCACGGCGCGATGGTTTCGTTCAAGGGCACCGAAGCCGAGGTTCGTGCGCTGCTCACCGACGGCGTGGACGTCGCGGCGATCAACGGCCCCGATTCCGTGGTTCTTTCGGGCGATCACGACACCGTCCTGGAACTGGCCCAGACCTGGAAGGCTCAGGGCCGCAAAGCCAAGCAACTGCGGGTGAGCCACGCTTTCCACTCGCCGCACATGGAATCCATTCTGGCCGAAT
The genomic region above belongs to Amycolatopsis sp. YIM 10 and contains:
- a CDS encoding thioesterase II family protein; the protein is MTASTAEDWVRRFHPAPAAPHRLLCLPHAGGSASYFFPVSRALSPGIEVLAVQYPGRQDRRAEPLIDSIEVLADQVTDAIDGFTDKPLAIFGHSMGATLGFEVARRLEKRGVVPAALFASGRRAPSRHRDEKFHEGSDDELLANVRSLAGTEQALLGDDEIVRMVLPAIRADYRAAETYRYPEGPDLSCPIFAMVGDDDPKATVDEAGSWERHTSGPFELKVFPGGHFYLNEHNAAILDIIAAQLRSPSRI
- a CDS encoding acyl-CoA carboxylase subunit beta; this encodes MSLTATTGQNAPADHRLPSVRLAKLLDEDSITPLQEADDSGVFSVRGRIDGATVIVYCTDATKMGGSLGAAGSDHIIAAIETAVRERRPVLGLWHSGGAKLADGVESMDGVGRMFAAMTRASGKVPQLSVVLGPAAGAAAYGPALTDVIVMAETGRVFVTGPDVVRSVTGEQIDMAGLGGTEAHGKRSGVVHVTVDSEEDAYASARKLTGFFTKPGFFDLAKVEEERDLAAFLPDSPKRAYPVHPLVRGLLDDHDFVELQAKWAPNVVIGFGRLGGRSVGVIANNPLRKGGCLDSLSAEKASRFVRLCDALGIPLIVLVDVPGYLPGVGQEWDGVVRRGAKLLHAFAEAVIPRVTLITRKSYGGAYIAMNSRSLGATAVFAWPDAEVAVMGAEAAVGILHRKKLAAAPEHEREELRAALVAEQQRIAGGVGRAMAIGVVDEVIDPSNTRARLVQALAAAPAGRGHHGNIPL
- a CDS encoding proteasome assembly chaperone family protein is translated as MALDPDELYEVDSDVPDLAGAVLLHHFDGFVDAGSAGGLVAEQLLAEFAHRVVARFDVDRLIDYRARRPPMIYVTDHWAEYRAPELVVNLLHDHDGTPFLLLTGPEPDREWELFAAAVRRLVQRWGVRLTVGFHGIPMGVPHTRPLGLTAHATRPELVGGYQPLSDRLKVPGSIAGLLELRLGEQGHDAMGFAAHVPHYLAQASYAAAGLTLLEAVADATGLALPADSMRESARSTDAEIDRQVEESEEVADVVRALERQYDTFVDAEAEKDSLLAETVEHMPTADELGSAFEQFLADQQGPPRPDAS
- a CDS encoding alpha/beta hydrolase, encoding MNDVEELKQFALVHARTQGVPPELTDAVLGRITTDDAGTPGSWTGEWSRAAEESEARQQLADASRLYTMARFPFVDGPARQHALDKAVDTFTRSGSGLEPFQVDTPAGVIRCWRGGSGPLVLVSGGIVSIKEQWAGLLGQLIGAGLSGVVTELPRTGGNSLPYDAESWRMIPAILDALGATSAYAMMMSFSGHLALRCAARDSRIKGILTVGAPVSGFFTDAAWQQTLPRVTVDTIVHLTGEKPGGLADWALSADELGAIDVPVAYVASKRDEIIPPQDIELLTAHVRRFSLLEHDDVHGSPAHTAQTGAWLTQSLQAMTAK
- a CDS encoding phosphotransferase, giving the protein MDELPDWLPGWCLDHLGGEPAEVLFRLESISVVYGLRLTGGTDVVVKSRPGDGRAGACVTAQARLAERGFPCARPVTPVTGVGSLAVHAEEFRPGGDMLRGDTPDVAVRYAEVFARLMGELATVTVEPPLPNPRWSRWDHTDPGIWPSIGFLDARDQSVVPAYLVDTATRARKRLLAADLPCVLGHADFEAQNLRWHGVEVWTVHDWDSLAWQPEAALAGAASGAFASDGPPFLASIESSEAFLAAYQDFRGRAFTAVELEVAWAASLWAAGHNARWEALHGTPPLSLDTLRAQAAERLRRANALL